A genomic segment from Curtobacterium sp. MCSS17_007 encodes:
- a CDS encoding acyl-CoA dehydrogenase family protein, translating to MTDTTTEALGTHQADAPVDYETLAGRFRPIFDRIAAGASERERDHRLPSDEIRELAAAGFGAVRVPTGFGGAGATLPQLFRLLTELAAADSNIPQALRGHFALVEDRLVARSGERDAWLERFGRGEIAGNSWTEVGAVQIGDVITKVTPQDDGTFRISGQKYYSTGSIFADWIDTYAERTDTGERVIAIVDAHQPAVTHTDDWDGFGQRTTGSGTSTFTDAVVQADAVVLFDDRFKYQTAFYQAVLLTVLAGSVLAAEREIALQVRNRNRVFSHGNADTFAQDPQILQVVGEVSAAGFAATAIVDRAAEALQAAYEGAALDVAEDERRNDRAELATAQAQVALTTLATTATSHLFDALAASGVSTAKNLDRHWRNARTAGSHNPWVFKARIVGDHAVNGVEPPRVWAIGATRRG from the coding sequence ATGACCGACACGACCACCGAAGCGCTCGGCACCCACCAGGCCGACGCGCCCGTCGACTACGAGACCCTGGCCGGACGCTTCCGGCCGATCTTCGACCGCATCGCCGCCGGTGCCTCCGAGCGGGAACGGGACCACCGGCTCCCCTCCGACGAGATCCGCGAACTCGCAGCCGCCGGGTTCGGCGCCGTCCGCGTCCCGACCGGGTTCGGCGGCGCCGGCGCCACCCTCCCGCAGCTGTTCCGCCTGCTGACCGAGCTCGCCGCCGCGGACAGCAACATCCCACAGGCACTCCGCGGGCACTTCGCCCTGGTCGAGGACCGCCTCGTCGCCCGGTCCGGCGAACGGGACGCCTGGCTCGAGCGCTTCGGTCGCGGCGAGATCGCGGGCAACTCCTGGACCGAGGTCGGCGCCGTGCAGATCGGCGACGTCATCACCAAGGTCACCCCGCAGGACGACGGCACCTTCCGGATCAGCGGGCAGAAGTACTACTCGACCGGCAGCATCTTCGCGGACTGGATCGACACCTACGCCGAGCGCACCGACACCGGCGAGCGGGTCATCGCGATCGTCGACGCACACCAGCCCGCCGTCACCCACACCGACGACTGGGACGGCTTCGGTCAGCGCACCACCGGCTCCGGGACGAGCACCTTCACCGACGCCGTCGTCCAGGCCGACGCCGTCGTGCTGTTCGACGACCGGTTCAAGTACCAGACCGCGTTCTACCAGGCGGTGCTCCTCACCGTCCTCGCCGGCTCCGTCCTGGCCGCCGAGCGGGAGATCGCGCTGCAGGTCCGGAACCGCAACCGGGTGTTCTCGCACGGCAACGCCGACACCTTCGCCCAGGACCCGCAGATCCTGCAGGTCGTGGGCGAGGTGTCCGCGGCCGGCTTCGCGGCGACCGCGATCGTCGACCGGGCGGCCGAGGCCCTGCAGGCGGCGTACGAGGGGGCCGCCCTCGACGTCGCCGAGGACGAGCGGCGCAACGACCGCGCCGAGCTCGCGACCGCACAGGCGCAGGTCGCGCTCACGACCCTCGCGACCACCGCGACGTCACACCTGTTCGACGCCCTCGCGGCCTCGGGCGTGAGCACGGCGAAGAACCTCGACCGGCACTGGCGGAACGCCCGCACCGCGGGCAGCCACAACCCGTGGGTGTTCAAGGCCCGGATCGTCGGCGACCACGCCGTCAACGGCGTCGAGCCGCCGCGTGTCTGGGCGATCGGCGCCACGCGCCGCGGCTGA
- a CDS encoding AmiS/UreI family transporter: MAYICLVLSGAALLINGLTLLGRVPGRDSGVFNVLVGGVQLVLCTAVAVTADGSLPVLLSIAGTFLFGLTYLYVGLDTLASLGSTGLGWFCGLVAAIAVVFAVTNATVDPVLAVLWATWAGLWTLFFLLLALGLDVGRYTAWALVLASQTTTTVPALLGLSGRWPAGPAWTVGAGAVAVIVFVGAAVLARRGARPTEVQPAQTPVVAQPAAA, encoded by the coding sequence ATGGCGTACATCTGCTTGGTCCTCTCGGGGGCAGCACTGCTCATCAACGGGCTCACCCTGCTCGGTCGGGTGCCCGGCCGCGACAGCGGTGTGTTCAACGTCCTGGTCGGCGGCGTGCAGCTCGTGCTGTGCACGGCCGTCGCCGTCACGGCCGACGGGTCGCTGCCCGTCCTGCTGTCGATCGCGGGGACGTTCCTGTTCGGCCTCACCTACCTGTACGTGGGGCTCGACACGCTCGCGAGCCTCGGATCGACGGGACTCGGCTGGTTCTGCGGCCTCGTCGCCGCGATCGCCGTCGTGTTCGCGGTCACGAACGCCACCGTCGACCCGGTCCTCGCCGTGCTGTGGGCGACCTGGGCCGGGCTGTGGACGCTCTTCTTCCTGCTGCTCGCACTCGGCCTCGACGTCGGCCGCTACACGGCCTGGGCGCTCGTCCTCGCCAGCCAGACGACCACGACGGTGCCGGCGCTCCTCGGGCTCTCGGGTCGGTGGCCGGCCGGGCCCGCGTGGACCGTCGGCGCCGGCGCCGTCGCGGTCATCGTCTTCGTCGGCGCGGCCGTGCTCGCCCGTCGCGGGGCGCGACCGACGGAGGTCCAGCCCGCGCAGACCCCGGTCGTGGCCCAGCCCGCCGCCGCCTGA
- a CDS encoding TetR/AcrR family transcriptional regulator has translation MPDADLRSRIVSGAADAFRDGDFHAVGPEEVARSAGVTVDELHRVFPSWELLVVAVVDRWAGVGREALRGVAEQEGAVAYLRARLDRGQQHPALVRLRVALLSATSTPGHPASGWFRQQYTMLFEDVTLALVRDVVAGREPRGAAPRHAAEQLVALFEGLQLQAMLRDDADLLDGWDRAVARMRAGWSAAAAAV, from the coding sequence GTGCCCGACGCCGACCTCCGCTCCCGCATCGTCTCCGGTGCCGCCGACGCCTTCCGCGACGGCGACTTCCACGCGGTCGGACCGGAGGAGGTCGCCCGGTCCGCCGGGGTCACGGTCGACGAGCTGCACCGGGTGTTCCCGTCGTGGGAGCTGCTCGTGGTGGCCGTCGTCGACCGGTGGGCCGGGGTCGGGCGTGAGGCACTCCGCGGCGTCGCCGAGCAGGAGGGGGCCGTCGCGTACCTCCGGGCCCGGCTCGACCGCGGCCAGCAGCACCCCGCGCTCGTGCGGCTCCGGGTCGCGCTGCTCAGCGCCACATCGACCCCGGGTCACCCGGCGTCGGGGTGGTTCCGGCAGCAGTACACGATGCTCTTCGAGGACGTGACCCTCGCCCTCGTGCGGGACGTCGTCGCCGGTCGCGAGCCCCGGGGAGCCGCACCCCGGCACGCGGCCGAGCAGCTCGTCGCGCTCTTCGAGGGACTGCAGCTGCAGGCGATGCTCCGGGACGACGCCGACCTGCTCGACGGGTGGGACCGCGCGGTCGCGCGCATGCGCGCCGGGTGGTCGGCCGCCGCGGCCGCCGTCTGA
- a CDS encoding alpha/beta hydrolase-fold protein translates to MTTTLPPVPPSASRERPDHPDVPVTTLPLLSAHVLVPLYALTLVAAVVVLAGVRRSWRWCVVAVLAGAVVGTLLSWFLGDVLDVLGIPPTWVDRIWTGVVCALLGVAVVGLVRGRRLTRVVAALVVPLALVSGGLAVNRDAGLYPTIADALGQSHVPPLRLPDDPDPGTHRADAATWRPPQDMPAHGRYGSVRIPGEVSHFHARPAIVWLPPAALVEHAPELPVVVMLSGQGPGAAPANIIEAGRMADRLDAIAHRNRGLAPIVVMPDQLARASNNPMCVDGPLGNSATYLTRDVPDWVHDHLHAADPGADWAIAGFSQGGTCALQLGAGRPDRFGSWIDVSGQIGPVLQGGDDTVSRGFRGDRAAYAAAQPLRVLAERAPYRDSAAFVAAGSDDSRYGPVVPKVVAAARSAGVTVTERVIEGGGHDWHTAGVALAEGVEWFAHRTHLAR, encoded by the coding sequence GTGACCACGACGCTCCCGCCCGTCCCCCCGTCGGCCTCCCGGGAGCGACCCGACCACCCGGACGTACCCGTGACGACCCTGCCGCTCCTCTCTGCCCACGTGCTCGTGCCGCTCTACGCGCTGACCCTGGTGGCCGCGGTCGTCGTCCTCGCCGGCGTCCGCCGGTCGTGGCGCTGGTGCGTGGTGGCGGTCCTCGCCGGCGCCGTGGTCGGGACGCTGCTGTCGTGGTTCCTCGGCGACGTGCTCGACGTCCTCGGGATCCCGCCGACCTGGGTCGACCGCATCTGGACCGGGGTCGTCTGCGCCCTGCTCGGCGTCGCGGTCGTCGGACTGGTCCGCGGTCGACGGCTGACCCGGGTGGTCGCCGCGCTGGTGGTGCCCCTCGCCCTCGTCTCCGGCGGACTCGCGGTCAACCGGGACGCCGGGCTCTACCCGACGATCGCGGACGCACTCGGCCAGTCGCACGTGCCGCCGCTCCGGCTGCCGGACGACCCGGATCCCGGAACACACCGAGCCGACGCTGCGACCTGGCGGCCGCCGCAGGACATGCCCGCACACGGTCGCTACGGCTCGGTGCGGATCCCCGGCGAGGTGTCCCACTTCCACGCCCGCCCCGCGATCGTCTGGCTGCCACCGGCCGCCCTCGTCGAGCACGCGCCCGAGCTGCCCGTCGTCGTCATGCTGTCCGGACAGGGACCCGGGGCCGCACCGGCGAACATCATCGAGGCCGGCCGGATGGCGGACCGGCTCGACGCGATCGCGCACCGGAACCGCGGCCTGGCCCCGATCGTCGTGATGCCCGACCAGCTGGCCCGGGCCTCGAACAACCCGATGTGCGTGGACGGCCCGCTCGGCAACAGCGCCACCTACCTCACCCGCGACGTGCCGGACTGGGTGCACGACCACCTCCACGCCGCTGACCCCGGTGCGGACTGGGCGATCGCCGGGTTCTCGCAGGGCGGCACGTGCGCGCTGCAGCTCGGGGCCGGTCGCCCCGACCGCTTCGGGTCGTGGATCGACGTCTCGGGGCAGATCGGTCCGGTCCTCCAGGGCGGTGACGACACCGTCTCGAGGGGTTTCCGCGGCGATCGTGCAGCGTACGCGGCGGCGCAGCCCCTGCGGGTCCTCGCCGAACGGGCGCCGTACCGTGACTCCGCCGCCTTCGTCGCAGCCGGTTCCGACGACAGTCGGTACGGCCCGGTCGTGCCGAAGGTGGTCGCGGCGGCACGGTCCGCCGGCGTCACCGTCACGGAGCGGGTGATCGAGGGCGGAGGGCACGACTGGCACACCGCCGGCGTCGCCCTGGCCGAGGGGGTCGAGTGGTTCGCGCACCGCACACACCTGGCCCGATGA
- a CDS encoding NUDIX domain-containing protein, with the protein MEYTDYDTRLAAYGVITEGDRVLLARLRVPEAGTWTLPGGGVEFDETVEQAVVREVLEETGYEATCGPLLGIRHHIVPKERRMHDNGRPMKAVQVVFRATVTGGTLRSEADGSTDEAAWVPIAELPHRRHGLLVPIALGWARRP; encoded by the coding sequence ATGGAGTACACGGACTACGACACCCGGCTCGCCGCCTACGGCGTGATCACCGAGGGCGACCGCGTGCTCCTGGCCCGGTTGCGGGTGCCCGAAGCGGGGACGTGGACGCTGCCGGGCGGTGGGGTCGAGTTCGACGAGACCGTCGAGCAGGCCGTCGTCCGCGAGGTGCTCGAGGAGACCGGGTACGAGGCCACCTGCGGACCGCTCCTCGGCATCCGGCACCACATCGTGCCCAAGGAGCGCCGGATGCACGACAACGGCCGACCGATGAAGGCGGTGCAGGTCGTGTTCCGCGCGACCGTCACGGGCGGCACGCTCCGGAGCGAGGCCGACGGCTCGACCGACGAGGCCGCGTGGGTGCCGATCGCCGAGCTGCCCCACCGCCGGCACGGTCTGCTCGTGCCGATCGCCCTCGGATGGGCGCGACGGCCGTGA
- a CDS encoding nucleoside/nucleotide kinase family protein has translation MTPTERSVDAAVARAVALAGGAGRTVLGIAGAPGAGKSTLARRVVAAVDAAHGPGTAVQVPMDGFHLANAALDTLGRRDRKGAIDTFDAAGYVALVRRLVAADEDVVWAPDFDRRVDEPVAGSIAVPRATRLVVSEGNYLLDGDTPWSALSDLFTETWACVVDDGVRVDRLVGRHMRHGRDHGAARAWALEVDGVNAARVAATLPRASRTVRT, from the coding sequence GTGACCCCGACCGAGCGCTCCGTGGACGCCGCCGTCGCGCGGGCCGTGGCGCTCGCCGGGGGTGCGGGACGCACGGTGCTCGGCATCGCCGGGGCACCGGGAGCGGGCAAGTCGACCCTCGCCCGCCGGGTGGTCGCGGCCGTCGACGCCGCACACGGGCCGGGCACCGCCGTGCAGGTCCCGATGGACGGCTTCCACCTGGCGAACGCCGCGCTCGACACCCTCGGTCGCCGCGACCGCAAGGGTGCGATCGACACCTTCGACGCCGCCGGCTACGTCGCGCTCGTCCGCCGCCTGGTCGCCGCGGACGAGGACGTCGTCTGGGCTCCCGACTTCGACCGCCGCGTCGACGAGCCCGTCGCCGGCAGCATCGCCGTCCCGCGCGCGACCCGACTCGTCGTCTCCGAGGGCAACTACCTGCTCGACGGCGACACGCCCTGGTCCGCGCTGTCCGACCTGTTCACGGAGACGTGGGCGTGCGTCGTCGACGACGGGGTCCGCGTCGACCGCCTGGTCGGTCGGCACATGCGGCACGGACGTGACCACGGGGCGGCCCGCGCCTGGGCACTCGAGGTCGACGGCGTGAACGCCGCGAGGGTCGCTGCCACGTTGCCCCGCGCCTCCCGGACGGTCCGGACCTGA